In one window of Pseudomonadota bacterium DNA:
- a CDS encoding TIGR03758 family integrating conjugative element protein — MAEFALGAGFEASTLLTLIASLVAAIAILWAAWVGLGQFESWAGNGVRFLDAMFYIARGLVLLLLLLFFIR; from the coding sequence ATGGCCGAGTTTGCGCTCGGTGCGGGCTTCGAGGCCTCGACGCTCCTGACCCTCATCGCGAGCCTGGTCGCCGCCATTGCGATCCTCTGGGCCGCGTGGGTGGGTTTGGGGCAGTTCGAGTCCTGGGCAGGCAACGGCGTGCGCTTCCTCGATGCGATGTTCTACATCGCCCGCGGGCTCGTGCTGCTGCTCCTGCTGCTTTTCTTCATCCGTTAA
- a CDS encoding RAQPRD family integrative conjugative element protein, whose product MRLRIICLFILVGVGAAHADPAGEREHLARLAYEIDALKALAGAAEAQAGYPQRIRFQYAWLKQDLDRVRHGILEHLNAPQGEPRSIAPLAGDYRR is encoded by the coding sequence ATGCGTCTACGAATCATCTGTCTCTTTATCCTGGTCGGGGTAGGTGCTGCGCACGCGGATCCCGCGGGCGAGCGCGAGCACTTGGCTCGCCTCGCTTATGAAATCGACGCCTTGAAAGCCTTGGCCGGTGCCGCCGAGGCCCAAGCGGGCTATCCGCAACGGATCCGCTTCCAGTACGCCTGGCTCAAACAGGATCTCGATCGGGTCCGGCACGGGATCCTGGAGCATCTCAACGCCCCCCAAGGCGAGCCGAGAAGCATCGCGCCGCTCGCCGGGGACTACCGGAGGTAG